A window from Citrus sinensis cultivar Valencia sweet orange chromosome 5, DVS_A1.0, whole genome shotgun sequence encodes these proteins:
- the LOC102609456 gene encoding probable aldo-keto reductase 1 isoform X9 codes for MAEDKKLQVPRVKLGTQGLEVSKLGYGCMSLSGCYNSPLSEEDGISIIKHAFSKGITFFDTADKYGPYTNEILLGKALKELPRENIQVATKFGFVELGFTSVIVKGTPEYVRSCCEASLRRLDVEYIDLYYQHRVDTSVPIEETIGEMKKLVEEGKIKYIGLSEASPDTIRRAHAVHPITAVQLEWSLWARDIENEIVPLCRELGIGIVPYCPLDRGFFGGKAVVESVPLDSFLKFFPRFNGENLDRNKSIYFRIENLAKKYKCTSAQLALAWVLAQGDDVVPIPGTTKIKNLDDNIGSLTVKLTKEDLKEISDAVPTEEVAGGRYPDSFDKTSWNFANTPPKDS; via the exons ATGGCAGAAGATAAGAAACTCCAAGTTCCAAGAGTGAAACTTGGAACCCAAGGCCTTGAG GTTTCAAAGCTGGGGTATGGATGCATGAGCCTGAGCGGCTGCTATAATTCTCCACTCTCTGAAGAGGATGGCATCTCAATAATAAAGCATGCTTTCAGTAAAGGAATCACTTTCTTTGACACTGCTGATAAATATGGACCATATACTAATGAAATTCTTCTTGGAAAG GCGTTGAAGGAGTTACCTAGAGAAAACATACAAGTGGCCACAAAGTTTGGGTTTGTAGAATTGGGATTTACTTCTGTGATCGTGAAGGGTACCCCTGAGTATGTGCGCTCGTGTTGTGAAGCTAGTTTGAGGCGCCTTGATGTGGAATATATTGATCTGTACTATCAACATAGAGTGGACACATCAGTTCCCATAGAGGAAACC ATTGGCGAAATGAAAAAGCTGGTGGAAGAGGGTAAAATCAAGTACATAGGATTATCTGAGGCTAGCCCAGATACAATTAGGAGAGCACATGCTGTTCATCCCATCACAGCTGTACAGCTGGAATGGTCCCTTTGGGCTCGTGACATTGAGAATGAGATAGTACCACTTTGCAG GGAGCTTGGCATTGGAATAGTTCCATACTGTCCTCTTGATCGTGGATTTTTCGGTGGTAAAGCTGTTGTGGAAAGTGTGCCTTTAGATAGCTTTTTG aaattttttcctCGGTTCAACGGAGAGAACCTGGACAGAAACAAGAGTATTTATTTTCGCATAGAGAACCTTGCCAAAAAGTACAAATGCACTTCTGCTCAATTAGCACTGGCATGGGTTCTCGCACAGGGGGATGATGTCGTACCTATTCCCG GGACAACTAAGATTAAGAACCTGGACGACAATATTGGCTCCTTGACAGTAAAACTTACAAAAGAGGATCTGAAAGAAATTTCTGATGCCGTACCCACAGAAGAG